One genomic segment of Bombina bombina isolate aBomBom1 chromosome 4, aBomBom1.pri, whole genome shotgun sequence includes these proteins:
- the LOC128655803 gene encoding coiled-coil domain-containing protein 177-like has product MEDGRRSPTLQLDLYNFEKGHGSRYVLTSPRSLEACSRMAIRPVDLLHRTPEELADEHPGASMRQISEMYEAYEKERRRKVRLCRETRRQLLCDQEEMKSKSLADISSVGTKNPIDSVRKPDYAPTTSSEWWKFPREKAKAPASMCNGEPSLAPDWWDKSAISQYRAQKNQPPLRKSLSMEDLTSSVRKVKQLAREVEREAQVSVSSRDKKIAELMLVKYQEEEMAKKRRVQMEQAWEGAMNEEKNLKAALQKEGWRYLSRSTERQQRNTNARTTWGVKEDNDLEISVGVHGALINQLIDKRMIHAIKAKNMNELQNKMSIKIKNEHEKLRHSRLKEQVDNQTKAQELFKMMSIQQKEQKSEEMYKQFIEERNKELKERAAKEEEQILKAKIRAEHQEREQTKHRQRLVHQTDKRIQQAKNSQEKAIQSKAEKTKELNSTKEKIHHFLKKKINEKEEINKIQVEKRIQIKNRKSAKLLKDKEALVDEGRRIARASFQMREKIREQTRCRTFDQMALQAQLNASLLKNTI; this is encoded by the coding sequence ATGGAGGACGGGCGCCGATCTCCAACGCTACAACTAGACCTCTATAACTTTGAAAAGGGCCACGGCAGTCGCTACGTGCTGACTAGTCCGCGCTCCCTGGAAGCCTGTTCACGCATGGCGATCCGGCCCGTGGATCTCCTGCATCGGACCCCTGAAGAGCTGGCGGATGAGCATCCAGGGGCCTCTATGAGGCAAATAAGTGAGATGTACGAGGCTTATGAGAAGGAGCGCAGGAGAAAGGTGAGACTGTGCAGGGAGACGAGGAGGCAGCTGCTGTGTGATCAGGAAGAAATGAAGTCCAAGTCGCTAGCTGACATATCCAGTGTGGGAACCAAAAATCCCATAGACTCTGTAAGGAAACCAGACTATGCTCCCACCACGTCTTCAGAATGGTGGAAGTTCCCTAGGGAGAAGGCGAAGGCACCAGCTAGCATGTGCAATGGGGAACCCTCCTTAGCTCCAGACTGGTGGGACAAATCAGCTATTTCCCAGTATAGAGCACAGAAAAACCAGCCTCCACTGCGGAAGAGCCTGAGTATGGAAGATCTAACGTCGTCTGTTCGGAAGGTCAAACAGTTGGCCAGAGAAGTGGAGAGAGAAGCCCAAGTGTCAGTGTCCAGCCGAGATAAGAAGATTGCAGAACTGATGTTAGTCAAGTatcaagaggaggagatggctAAGAAGAGGAGAGTCCAAATGGAACAAGCATGGGAGGGAGCGATGAATGAGGAGAAGAACTTAAAAGCAGCATTACAGAAGGAGGGTTGGAGATATTTGTCCAGAAGCACTGAACGTCAGCAGAGGAATACTAATGCCAGGACAACATGGGGTGTGAAAGAGGATAATGACCTGGAGATATCTGTTGGGGTTCACGGTGCATTAATTAACCAGTTAATTGATAAAAGGATGATTCATGCCATTAAAGCTAAAAATATGAATGAACTGCAGAACAAGAtgagcattaaaataaaaaatgaacatgaGAAACTCAGGCATTCAAGATTGAAAGAACAAGTGGATAACCAGACAAAAGCACAGGAACTATTTAAAATGATGTCAATCCAACAAAAAGAGCAAAAGTCTgaagaaatgtacaagcagtttaTTGAAGAAAGGAACAAAGAGCTAAAAGAAAGGGCAGCTAAAGAGGAGGAACAGATACTAAAGGCGAAGATTAGGGCTGAGCACCAAGAAAGGGAGCAGACAAAACACAGGCAGCGGTTAGTTCATCAAACCGATAAAAGAATACAGCAAGCTAAAAATTCTCAGGAGAAGGCCATTCAGAGCAAGGCAGAAAAAACCAAAGAACTGAATTCAACTAAAGAGAAAATCCATCATttcctaaagaaaaaaataaatgaaaaggaagaaattaacaaaatacaagtgGAAAAACGGATCCAAATTAAGAACAGGAAAAGTGCCAAGTTGCTCAAGGATAAAGAAGCATTGGTTGATGAGGGCCGCAGAATAGCTAGGGCATCTTTTCAGATGAGAGAGAAAATCAGAGAGCAGACCAGATGTAGAACTTTTGACCAAATGGCCCTCCAGGCCCaattaaatgcaagtctgttaaaaaatACCATATGA